One genomic window of Solanum dulcamara chromosome 12, daSolDulc1.2, whole genome shotgun sequence includes the following:
- the LOC129876083 gene encoding pyruvate, phosphate dikinase regulatory protein 1, chloroplastic: protein MICSSTLRMSGTGTGTRNGPSPPASSETSDESQPQVQRIKASPRLNRWSRARSIRSGRKLDRSAVSVNTESRAKSVSPVWSEPEIELPISPKRDSRSGSSEDEKEVNGGKPIFMVSDGTGWTAEHAVNAALGQFDYCLVDRVCPVNTHLFSGIDDVEQLMEIIKQAAKEGAMVVYTLAEPSMAQFAKQACQHWGVASNDILGPITEAIAGHLGVSPSGLSRWAPERQKSPLSEEYFRRIEAIEFTIKQDDGALPRNLHMADIVLTGVSRSGKTPLSIYLAQKGYKVANVPIVMNIDLPKTLFEVNPEKVFALTINPVVLQSIRRARAKTLGFDGELKTNYCDMDYVKEELEYAGKIFAQNPVWPVIEVTSKAIEETAVIVLRLYHDRKNRCSMPRISKRY, encoded by the exons atGATTTGTTCTTCTACCTTACGCATGTCCGGCACCGGCACCGGCACCAGAAACGGCCCATCTCCTCCGGCAAGTTCTGAAACTTCCGATGAATCTCAGCCGCAGGTTCAAAGGATTAAAGCCAGTCCCCGGTTAAACCGGTGGTCCAGAGCTCGAAGCATCAGGTCCGGCAGGAAACTAGACCGGTCTGCTGTCAGTGTCAACACTGAATCACGCGCCAAGTCCGTTTCACCGGTTTGGAGTGAACCGGAAATTGAGTTGCCTATATCTCCTAAACGTGATAGCCGGTCCGGCTCGTCAGAGGATGAAAAGGAGGTTAACGGAGGTAAGCCGATATTTATGGTCTCTGATGGAACTGGATGGACGGCGGAGCACGCCGTTAACGCAGCGTTAGGACAATTTGACTATTGCTTAGTCGATCGTGTTTGCCCTGTGAATACTCACTTGTTCTCTGGG ATAGATGATGTTGAACAATTAATGGAGATAATAAAGCAAGCAGCCAAAGAAGGGGCAATGGTTGTCTATACTTTAGCTGAGCCTTCCATGGCTCAATTTGCCAAACAAGCATGTCAACACTGGGGTGTAGCATCTAATGATATACTAGGGCCAATTACCGAGGCAATTGCTGGCCATCTGGGCGTTTCACCTTCTGGCCTCTCTCGTTGGGCTCCTGAGAGGCAGAAATCTCCTCTCAGCGAGGAATACTTCCGAAGGATTGAAGCAATCGAATTTACCATAAAGCAAGATGATGGCGCCTTGCCACGAAACCTACATATGGCGGATATAGTTCTAACCGGTGTTTCACGAAGTGGGAAGACACCGCTATCTATTTATCTAGCACAGAAAGGATATAAAGTAGCTAATGTCCCAATTGTCATGAATATAGATTTACCCAAGACACTCTTTGAAGTTAACCCGGAAAAGGTTTTTGCTTTGACAATAAATCCTGTTGTTCTGCAATCCATCAGAAGAGCAAGAGCTAAGACGCTGGGTTTTGATGGAGAACTGAAGACCAACTATTGTGACATGGATTATGTGAAAGAAGAGTTGGAATACGCGGGGAAAATTTTTGCGCAGAACCCTGTCTGGCCAGTGATAG AAGTTACGTCTAAAGCTATTGAAGAAACAGCTGTTATTGTTCTGAGACTTTACCATGACAGAAAGAACAGGTGTTCAATGCCAAGAATTTCCAAACGCTATTAA
- the LOC129876084 gene encoding uncharacterized protein LOC129876084, whose protein sequence is MENMATQSLKREFTGEEKIYVSESFVVDMEHLSHLVEKDINANSRITLQRNHSRKGSLKKTNFNDINEKDTNLMATSPKASLLGASMPEKPMMVTADHSTPHVHNQNTAVVSASSGAATTATAATIDSKVVVSRRFSFRRSSSSSPWTIDPRRILIFFATLSSMGTILLIYFTLSMTKLNGEDKASS, encoded by the exons ATG GAAAATATGGCTACTCAAAGCTTAAAGAGAGAATTTACtggagaagaaaaaatatatgtttctGAGAGCTTTGTTGTGGACATGGAACATTTATCTCATCTTGTAGAGAAAGATATAAATGCAAATTCAAGAATTACT TTGCAGAGAAACCATTCGAGGAAGGGTTCattgaaaaaaacaaatttCAACGATATCAATGAAAAAGACACAAACCTAATGGCCACTTCACCAAAAG CTTCTTTGCTAGGAGCTAGCATGCCTGAAAAGCCCATGATGGTAACAGCTGATCACTCCACACCACATGTACATAATCAGAACACAGCAGTGGTGTCTGCCAGTAGCGGTGCTGCCACCACCGCCACCGCCGCCACCATCGATAGCAAAGTAGTTGTCTCCAGAAGATTCAGTTTCCGCCGATCTTCTTCCTCCTCGCCTTGGACCATTGATCCAAGGAGGATACTTATTTTCTTTGCTACCTT ATCAAGTATGGGAACAATACTATTGATCTATTTCACACTATCTATGACCAAGCTCAATGGAGAAGATAAAGCTTCGTCTTGA